A genomic window from Silene latifolia isolate original U9 population chromosome 11, ASM4854445v1, whole genome shotgun sequence includes:
- the LOC141615151 gene encoding elongation factor 1-alpha-like — protein sequence MGKEKVHISLVVIGHVDYGKSTTTGHLIYKLGGIDKRVIERFEKEAAEMNKRSFKYAWVLDKLKAERERGITIDIALWKFETTKYYCTVIDAPGHRDFIKNMITGTSQADCAVLIIDSTTGGFEAGISKDGQTREHALLAFTLGVRQMICCLNKMDATTPKYSKSRYEEIVKEVASYLKKVGYNPEKVPFVPISGFEGDNMIERSSNLDWYKGPTLLEALDQVQEPKRPSDKPLRLPLQDVYKIGGIGTVPVGRVETGVIKPSMLVTFGPTGLTTEVKSVEMHHESMPKALPGDNVGFNVKNVAVKDLKRGYVASDSKNDPAKEAANFTAQVIIMNHPGQIGNGYAPVLDCHTSHIAVKFAELVTKIDRRSGKELEKEPKFLKNGDAGMVKMIPTKPMVIETFSEYPPLGRFAVRDMRQTVAVGVIKNVEKKDPTGAKVTKAALNKK from the exons ATGGGAAAGGAAAAGGTTCATATCAGTCTTGTTGTTATCGGGCATGTCGACTATGGCAAGTCCACCACTACTGGTCATTTGATCTACAAGCTTGGTGGTATTGACAAGCGTGTTATTGAGAGATTTGAGAAGGAAGCTGCTGAGATGAACAAGAGGTCTTTCAAGTATGCTTGGGTGCTTGACAAGCTCAAGGCCGAGCGTGAGCGTGGTATCACCATTGATATTGCCTTGTGGAAATTTGAGACCACCAAGTACTACTGCACTGTCATTGATGCTCCTGGTCACCGTGACTTTATCAAGAACATGATTACTGGTACTTCCCAGGCTGATTGCGCCGTCCTCATTATTGACTCCACCACTGGAGGTTTTGAGGCTGGTATCTCTAAGGACGGTCAGACCCGTGAGCACGCTCTTCTTGCTTTCACCCTTGGTGTGAGGCAAATGATCTGTTGCCTGAACAAG ATGGATGCCACCACCCCCAAGTACTCTAAGTCTAGGTATGAGGAAATTGTCAAAGAAGTTGCTTCATACCTTAAGAAGGTCGGGTACAACCCTGAGAAGGTCCCCTTTGTTCCCATATCTGGTTTTGAGGGTGACAATATGATTGAAAGGTCCTCCAACCTTGACTGGTATAAGGGACCAACCCTTCTTGAGGCCCTTGACCAAGTCCAGGAGCCTAAGAGGCCCTCAGACAAGCCCCTTCGTCTTCCTCTCCAGGATGTCTACAAGATTGGAGGTATTGGAACAGTTCCTGTAGGTCGTGTTGAGACTGGTGTCATCAAACCTAGTATGCTTGTGACCTTTGGTCCCACCGGGTTGACAACTGAAGTCAAGTCAGTCGAGATGCACCATGAGTCTATGCCAAAGGCCCTCCCAGGTGACAATGTTGGGTTCAACGTGAAAAACGTTGCTGTCAAGGATCTCAAGCGTGGTTACGTGGCCTCAGACTCTAAGAACGATCCAGCCAAGGAGGCAGCCAACTTTACAGCACAGGTCATCATCATGAACCACCCTGGCCAAATTGGAAACGGCTATGCCCCTGTGCTCGACTGCCACACCTCGCACATTGCTGTCAAGTTTGCTGAGCTCGTCACCAAAATCGACAGACGATCAGGAAAGGAGCTAGAGAAGGAGCCTAAGTTTTTAAAGAATGGTGATGCGGGTATGGTGAAGATGATTCCTACCAAACCCATGGTCATTGAGACCTTCTCAGAGTACCCACCACTTGGTCGGTTTGCTGTGAGGGACATGAGGCAGACAGTTGCGGTGGGTGTCATTAAGAATGTTGAGAAGAAGGATCCAACCGGAGCCAAAGTTACCAAGGCTGCCCTGAATAAGAAATGA
- the LOC141611983 gene encoding elongation factor 1-alpha: MGKEKIHISIVVIGHVDSGKSTTTGHLIYKLGGIDKRVIERFEKEAAEMNKRSFKYAWVLDKLKAERERGITIDIALWKFETTKYYCTVIDAPGHRDFIKNMITGTSQADCAVLIIDSTTGGFEAGISKDGQTREHALLAFTLGVKQMICCLNKMDATTPKYSKSRYEEIVKEVGSYLKKVGYNPDKIPFVPISGFEGDNMIERSTNLDWYKGPTLLEALDQVSEPKRPSDKPLRLPLQDVYKIGGIGTVPVGRVETGVIKPGMLVTFGPTGLTTEVKSVEMHHESMPEALPGDNVGFNVKNVAVKDLKRGYVASDSKNDPAKEAANFTSQVIIMNHPGQIGNGYAPVLDCHTSHIAVKFAELVTKIDRRSGKELEKEPKFLKNGDAGMVKMIPTKPMVVETFSEYPPLGRFAVRDMRQTVAVGVIKNVEKKDPTGAKVTKAAQKKK; this comes from the exons ATGGGTAAGGAAAAAATTCATATCAGTATTGTCGTCATTGGACATGTCGACTCTGGCAAGTCCACCACCACTGGTCACTTGATCTACAAGCTTGGTGGTATTGACAAGCGTGTTATCGAGAGGTTTGAGAAGGAAGCTGCTGAGATGAACAAGAGGTCTTTCAAGTACGCCTGGGTTCTTGACAAGCTCAAGGCTGAGCGTGAGCGTGGTATTACCATTGATATTGCCTTGTGGAAGTTTGAAACCACCAAATACTACTGCACTGTCATCGATGCCCCTGGTCACCGTGACTTTATCAAGAACATGATTACCGGTACCTCCCAGGCTGATTGTGCCGTCCTCATTATCGACTCCACCACTGGAGGTTTTGAGGCTGGTATCTCTAAGGATGGTCAGACCCGTGAGCATGCACTTCTTGCTTTCACTCTTGGTGTTAAGCAGATGATCTGTTGTCTTAACAAG ATGGACGCCACCACTCCCAAATACTCAAAGTCAAGGTATGAAGAAATTGTGAAGGAGGTCGGTTCATACCTCAAGAAGGTCGGATACAACCCTGACAAAATCCCATTTGTTCCCATTTCTGGTTTTGAGGGTGACAATATGATTGAGAGGTCCACCAACCTTGACTGGTACAAGGGTCCAACCCTTCTTGAGGCTCTTGACCAGGTTTCTGAGCCCAAGAGGCCCTCAGACAAGCCCCTTCGTCTTCCACTTCAGGATGTTTACAAGATTGGAGGTATTGGAACGGTGCCTGTCGGACGTGTTGAGACTGGTGTCATCAAGCCTGGTATGCTTGTTACCTTTGGTCCAACTGGGTTGACCACTGAGGTAAAGTCTGTGGAGATGCACCACGAGTCTATGCCTGAGGCCCTCCCAGGTGACAATGTTGGATTCAATGTTAAGAATGTTGCAGTCAAGGATCTCAAGCGTGGTTACGTTGCCTCTGACTCTAAGAATGACCCTGCTAAGGAGGCTGCCAACTTCACATCACAGGTCATCATCATGAACCACCCTGGCCAGATCGGAAATGGCTATGCCCCTGTTCTTGACTGCCACACCTCTCACATTGCCGTCAAGTTTGCTGAGCTTGTCACCAAAATTGACAGACGATCAGGAAAGGAACTGGAGAAGGAGCCTAAATTCTTGAAGAACGGTGATGCTGGTATGGTTAAGATGATTCCTACCAAGCCCATGGTGGTTGAGACTTTCTCAGAGTACCCACCACTTGGTCGTTTCGCTGTCAGGGACATGAGGCAGACTGTTGCAGTTGGTGTTATTAAGAATGTTGAGAAGAAGGATCCCACTGGTGCCAAGGTCACCAAGGCTGCCCAGAAGAAGAAGTGA